The Halomonas binhaiensis nucleotide sequence GGCAAGCGAGTTCAGGCCCCTACCGTGGAGCTACGCGACAAGGACAAGGATGACCGTTACATGCGTATCAGCTTCCACCCACAGATCCCTGGTCTGCTGCTGCGCCTGGATTTCTTCAAGGATGGCGATCGCGTCAGTCGTCTGCGACTCACCAGACTGAATCAGTGACGCAAGGGGCGATATTCAGGATCAACTTTCTCACCGCGCAGAACTTTCCCAAAGCGCAGAAATTGCATAGAGTGGATTCCTTTTAACCGCCCTCCGGGCGGTTTCTTGTTGTCTAATTTCACGTTCTCTATTTCGGGAAAGGAAGCTCAACCCATGCTCAGCGGTCTTCTGATCGTGCTGCTCCCCCTGCTGCTGGGGTACCTCGTACCAGTACGCAACGAGATGGTAATGGCCGCCATCAACCGCGGGGTCAGTGTCTCCATCTACCTCATTCTGGCACTGATGGGTGTAAGCCTCGCAGGGTTGCCGGACCTGTCCAGCCAACTGTCACGCTTGGGTACCCAGGCCCTGACGCTGTTCCTGGTCATTTCGGCCTGCAACATTGCCGCCCTGTGGTGGCTGTCATCGCGCCTGCAGCTGGCATTGGGCGAACCACGAGTGGTGCGCGATGCACCAACCAGCAAGCTGGCTGCCATGGCGGGCTCGCTGGCCCTGGTCGGTGTCGTGTTCCTCGGCATGCTGGCGGGCATCGGACTCGGCACCATCTGGGATACCACCCTGTTCGAACTGGCCGAAACCCTGTCGGAGTGGGTGCTGTATCTGTTGCTGGCACTCATTGGTTGCCAGCTGCGGAATTCTGGAATGCCGTTGCGCCAGATACTGCTCAACCGTCATGGCCTGGTCATTGCAGTAACGCTGGCACTGA carries:
- a CDS encoding lysine exporter LysO family protein — protein: MLSGLLIVLLPLLLGYLVPVRNEMVMAAINRGVSVSIYLILALMGVSLAGLPDLSSQLSRLGTQALTLFLVISACNIAALWWLSSRLQLALGEPRVVRDAPTSKLAAMAGSLALVGVVFLGMLAGIGLGTIWDTTLFELAETLSEWVLYLLLALIGCQLRNSGMPLRQILLNRHGLVIAVTLALSSLAGGLLAAPLLDLNWNEGLAMASGFGWYSLSGILIGDHLGPLLGGVAFFNDLTRELLAFILIPLVIRRHAPLAIGYGGATSMDFTLPVIQQHGGVACVPIAVVSGFLLSLLSPPLTLFLLSLSA